A genomic segment from Alistipes senegalensis JC50 encodes:
- the pgtP gene encoding phosphoglycerate transporter protein PgtP, which translates to MWKLLQPPAYKPEMEADKVDAKYKRMRLQVFLGIFIGYAGFYIVRKNFSMAIPELTLLGFDQSELSIVLSMNAVAYALSKFLMGSVSDRSNARVFLPLGLVLAAVSMMFMIVPVTLLGPERKQLAIVLMAVLNFLVGWFNGMGWPPCGRVMTHWFSINERGTKMSIWNCAHNVGGALVGPMAVYGAIWFGSWFYGGHTELYFLIGTYLFPAVVAIFIALLAYVLIRDTPQSCSLPSVEKWRNDFPKNYSAKQEEVLTTREIFFKYVLNNKLLWFIAIANAFVYMVRYGCLDWAPTYLRDAQGYDIKQAGWAYFAYEFAAIPGTLICGWLSDKVFHGRRALPTILFMAIVAVFIFLYWQFSSNYFIVTMSLIAIGFFIYGPVMLIGVQALDLAPKNAAGTAAGLTGFFGYFLGTAILANIVIGSVADKAGWDWTFILLIGACALSIVFMAFTYKGEKEVLGQR; encoded by the coding sequence ATGTGGAAACTACTGCAACCCCCTGCGTATAAACCGGAAATGGAAGCCGACAAGGTGGATGCGAAATACAAACGCATGCGCCTGCAAGTATTTCTCGGCATCTTCATCGGATACGCCGGATTCTACATCGTCCGGAAGAACTTCTCGATGGCGATTCCCGAACTTACGCTCCTCGGCTTCGACCAGAGCGAACTGAGCATCGTCCTCTCGATGAACGCCGTAGCCTATGCGCTGTCCAAATTCCTGATGGGAAGCGTCTCGGACCGCAGCAACGCCCGCGTGTTCCTGCCGCTGGGACTGGTCCTGGCAGCCGTGTCGATGATGTTCATGATCGTCCCGGTCACGCTGCTCGGCCCGGAGCGCAAACAGCTGGCCATCGTCCTCATGGCGGTCCTGAACTTTCTGGTCGGCTGGTTCAACGGCATGGGCTGGCCCCCGTGCGGCCGCGTCATGACCCACTGGTTCTCGATCAACGAACGCGGCACGAAGATGTCGATCTGGAACTGCGCCCACAACGTGGGCGGAGCGCTGGTCGGCCCGATGGCCGTCTACGGCGCCATCTGGTTCGGCTCGTGGTTCTACGGAGGCCATACGGAGCTCTATTTTCTGATCGGCACCTATCTTTTCCCGGCCGTGGTCGCCATCTTCATCGCCCTGCTGGCCTACGTGCTCATCCGCGACACGCCGCAGTCGTGCAGCCTCCCTTCGGTGGAGAAGTGGCGCAACGATTTCCCGAAGAATTACAGCGCCAAGCAGGAAGAGGTGCTCACGACCCGCGAAATCTTCTTCAAGTACGTGCTGAACAACAAGTTGCTGTGGTTCATCGCCATCGCCAACGCCTTCGTCTACATGGTGCGCTACGGATGTCTCGACTGGGCGCCGACCTACCTCCGCGACGCGCAGGGCTACGACATCAAGCAGGCCGGCTGGGCCTATTTCGCCTATGAATTCGCCGCCATCCCCGGCACGCTGATCTGCGGATGGCTCTCGGACAAGGTATTCCACGGACGCCGCGCCCTGCCGACCATCCTCTTCATGGCGATCGTCGCGGTGTTCATTTTCCTCTACTGGCAGTTCTCGTCGAACTACTTCATCGTCACCATGTCGCTGATCGCCATCGGGTTCTTCATCTACGGCCCCGTGATGCTCATCGGCGTGCAGGCGCTCGACCTGGCCCCGAAGAACGCCGCCGGCACGGCTGCCGGACTGACCGGATTCTTCGGCTACTTCCTCGGCACGGCCATCCTGGCCAACATCGTGATCGGCTCGGTGGCCGACAAGGCCGGCTGGGACTGGACGTTCATCCTGCTGATCGGGGCCTGCGCCCTCTCGATCGTCTTCATGGCGTTCACCTACAAGGGAGAGAAAGAGGTGCTCGGACAGCGGTAA